A window of the Fuscovulum sp. genome harbors these coding sequences:
- a CDS encoding acyltransferase, producing MPRIHSIDVLKLIIAAGVVWAHATLLTLQGGVVAYVLGQGLVRTVVPTFAVVSGFLFHSTFHHGRARAWLIRLGLFYLLWTVLYLPVWWPQDPTLGTVVQDLIFGPIHLWYMAALMLALVVLRVVLLLAGDDRRGRRWLIWLGLIFLLCGTTLQGVDFFSDATLSMHTWRNGVFFEFPFVVIGYLVADRIRRRGMGWLPSAGQAWAVLGGLALLRLGEAALSLDLFGLSIFAPPEFPFLTAAFALMILLVALRTEVPPVPVNIAFLSMMIYFLHFIVLLAALRLGVTQIWALMGLGLGLPVLAGLFLLGMGQWLHGRMPAAWHRRLYGSAGLKGGMDPTLAAGETEPRRG from the coding sequence ATGCCCAGAATTCATTCCATTGATGTGCTGAAGTTGATCATCGCCGCGGGTGTGGTCTGGGCGCATGCGACGCTGCTGACCTTGCAGGGGGGCGTGGTCGCCTATGTCCTTGGGCAGGGGCTGGTGCGGACGGTGGTGCCGACATTTGCGGTGGTTTCGGGATTCCTGTTCCATTCGACCTTTCACCATGGCCGCGCGCGGGCGTGGTTGATCCGGCTGGGCTTGTTCTATCTGCTGTGGACCGTGCTGTATTTGCCGGTCTGGTGGCCGCAGGACCCGACGCTTGGCACGGTGGTGCAGGACCTGATCTTCGGGCCGATCCATCTGTGGTACATGGCGGCGCTGATGCTGGCGCTGGTGGTGTTGCGGGTGGTGCTGCTGCTGGCGGGGGATGATCGCCGGGGGCGGCGCTGGCTGATCTGGCTGGGGCTGATCTTTCTGCTGTGCGGCACGACGTTGCAGGGCGTGGATTTCTTTTCAGACGCGACCTTGTCGATGCACACATGGCGCAACGGGGTGTTCTTCGAGTTCCCCTTTGTGGTGATCGGCTATCTGGTGGCCGACCGTATCCGCCGGCGCGGGATGGGCTGGTTGCCGAGTGCCGGGCAGGCCTGGGCGGTGCTGGGCGGGCTGGCGCTGCTGCGGCTGGGCGAGGCGGCGCTGTCGCTGGATCTGTTCGGGCTGAGCATCTTTGCGCCGCCGGAGTTTCCGTTCCTGACGGCGGCTTTCGCGTTGATGATCCTGCTGGTGGCGCTGCGCACAGAGGTGCCGCCCGTGCCTGTGAACATCGCCTTTCTGTCGATGATGATCTATTTTCTGCATTTCATTGTGCTGCTGGCGGCGTTGCGGCTGGGCGTGACGCAGATCTGGGCGCTGATGGGGCTGGGGCTGGGTTTGCCAGTGCTGGCCGGGCTGTTCTTGCTGGGGATGGGGCAATGGCTGCATGGGCGGATGCCTGCGGCCTGGCATCGGCGGCTCTATGGCAGTGCCGGGCTGAAGGGCGGGATGGACCCCACCCTTGCGGCGGGTGAAACCGAACCCCGGCGCGGCTAG
- the yidD gene encoding membrane protein insertion efficiency factor YidD, producing the protein MTPLARVLALPVRAYRLVLSPWVGHGCRFQPTCSAYALEALERHGGLKGGYLTAHRICRCHPWGGHGYDPVPGSDPDHDRRSADPSRKDQP; encoded by the coding sequence ATGACGCCGCTCGCCCGCGTCCTCGCGCTGCCCGTCCGCGCCTATCGTCTGGTGCTCTCGCCCTGGGTCGGCCACGGCTGCCGCTTTCAGCCCACCTGTTCCGCTTACGCGCTTGAGGCGCTGGAACGCCACGGCGGCCTGAAGGGCGGCTATCTCACCGCCCACCGCATCTGTCGCTGCCACCCCTGGGGCGGGCACGGCTACGATCCCGTGCCGGGATCAGACCCGGACCATGACCGCCGCAGCGCTGATCCTTCACGGAAGGATCAACCCTGA
- a CDS encoding FAD-dependent oxidoreductase — MPENKSVIRTDICVIGAGSGGLSVAAGAVQMGARVVLIEGGEMGGDCLNAGCVPSKALIAAAEAAQAQRGSARFGIAAVEPAVDFGAVKDHVAAVIAGIAPVDSQERFEGLGCVVIRDWARFVSPKAVEAGGKRIVARRFVIATGSRAVVPPVPGIDTVPYLTNESVFSLRERPEHLLILGGGPIGMEMAQAHRRLGSAVTVIEAGRALGREDPDAAAVVLDRLRAEGVEIREGQGLVRIRALEPGVEAVLADGTVIAGTHLLVAAGRKVMLEGLGLEAAGVAHDAKGVMVGPNLRSTSNGRVFAVGDAAGGAQFTHLAGYHAGIVIRQAVLGLPAKVRTDHIPRVTYTDPELAQVGPSEAEARKTWGDKLTVSRAEFHHNDRAQAMRAGEGFAKVMVVKGRVIGATVVGPHAGEVLAPLALAVSARMKVATLAGVVLPYPTLAEIGKRAAGTYFTPKLFDNPGLKRFVGLVQRWLP; from the coding sequence GTGCCAGAGAACAAGTCGGTGATCAGGACGGATATCTGCGTGATCGGGGCCGGGTCTGGCGGGCTGTCGGTGGCGGCGGGCGCGGTGCAGATGGGCGCGCGGGTCGTGCTGATCGAGGGCGGCGAGATGGGCGGGGATTGCCTGAATGCGGGCTGCGTGCCGTCAAAGGCGCTGATTGCCGCGGCAGAGGCGGCGCAGGCGCAGCGCGGATCGGCGCGGTTCGGCATCGCGGCGGTGGAGCCTGCGGTGGATTTCGGCGCGGTGAAGGATCATGTGGCGGCCGTGATTGCGGGGATTGCGCCCGTGGACAGCCAAGAGCGGTTTGAGGGCTTGGGCTGCGTGGTGATCCGGGATTGGGCGCGGTTTGTATCGCCCAAGGCGGTGGAGGCGGGGGGCAAGCGCATTGTGGCGCGGCGGTTCGTGATTGCCACGGGGTCGCGGGCGGTGGTGCCGCCTGTGCCGGGGATCGACACGGTGCCCTATCTGACCAACGAGTCGGTCTTCAGTCTGCGCGAGCGGCCGGAGCATCTGCTGATTCTGGGCGGCGGGCCGATTGGCATGGAAATGGCGCAGGCGCATCGGCGGCTGGGATCAGCGGTGACGGTGATCGAGGCGGGGCGCGCGCTGGGCCGGGAAGACCCGGACGCGGCGGCGGTGGTGTTGGACCGGCTGCGGGCCGAGGGCGTGGAAATCCGCGAGGGGCAGGGGCTGGTACGGATCCGGGCGCTGGAACCGGGGGTGGAGGCGGTGCTGGCCGATGGCACGGTGATCGCGGGGACGCATCTTCTGGTAGCGGCGGGGCGCAAGGTGATGCTGGAGGGGCTGGGGCTGGAGGCCGCTGGCGTTGCGCATGACGCCAAGGGTGTGATGGTGGGGCCGAACCTGCGGTCAACCAGCAATGGCCGCGTCTTTGCGGTGGGTGACGCGGCGGGGGGCGCGCAGTTCACCCATCTGGCGGGGTATCATGCGGGCATCGTGATCCGGCAGGCGGTGCTGGGCCTGCCTGCCAAGGTGCGGACGGATCATATCCCGCGCGTGACCTATACCGATCCGGAACTGGCGCAGGTGGGGCCGAGCGAGGCAGAGGCGCGCAAGACATGGGGTGACAAGCTGACGGTGAGCCGCGCGGAGTTTCACCACAATGACCGCGCGCAGGCGATGCGGGCGGGCGAGGGCTTTGCCAAGGTGATGGTCGTAAAGGGCCGCGTGATCGGGGCCACGGTGGTTGGCCCGCATGCGGGCGAGGTGCTGGCGCCGCTGGCGCTGGCGGTATCGGCGAGGATGAAGGTTGCCACATTGGCCGGGGTGGTGTTGCCCTATCCGACATTGGCGGAGATCGGCAAACGCGCGGCGGGAACCTATTTCACGCCAAAGCTTTTTGATAACCCTGGGTTGAAGCGTTTTGTGGGGCTGGTGCAGCGTTGGCTGCCCTGA
- the rpmH gene encoding 50S ribosomal protein L34, with protein sequence MKRTFQPSNLVRSRRHGFRARMATKGGRLVLAARRAKGRKKLSA encoded by the coding sequence ATGAAGCGTACATTCCAACCGTCGAACCTGGTGCGCAGCCGCCGCCATGGCTTCCGCGCCCGCATGGCAACCAAAGGTGGTCGCCTTGTGCTGGCCGCCCGCCGCGCCAAGGGCCGCAAGAAGCTGTCCGCCTGA
- the ttcA gene encoding tRNA 2-thiocytidine(32) synthetase TtcA, with amino-acid sequence MLDDLDDIHPLFHGAPSTTEFKKLRKRIVREAREAIETYGMVNRGDRWLVCLSGGKDSYTLLAVLYELKWRGLLPVDLLACNLDQGQPGFPATVLPEFLTKMGVPLRIEYQDTYSIVMDKVPQGRTYCALCSRLRRGNLYRIAREEGCSAVVLGHHRDDILETFFMNLFHGGRLAAMPPKLLNEDGDLMLYRPLSFVAEADCEKFARAMNYPIIPCDLCGSQEGLQRMQVKKLLDDWETRSPGRRQIMFRALMNVRPSHLADPALFDFLSLAPGMAPTDAPADVDTGLPPALR; translated from the coding sequence ATGCTGGACGATCTCGACGACATCCACCCGCTGTTCCACGGCGCGCCCTCGACGACCGAGTTCAAGAAACTCCGCAAACGCATCGTGCGTGAGGCGCGCGAAGCGATTGAAACCTACGGCATGGTCAACCGGGGCGACCGCTGGCTTGTCTGCCTCTCGGGCGGCAAGGACAGCTATACCCTTCTCGCCGTCCTGTACGAACTCAAATGGCGCGGCCTTCTTCCTGTCGATCTGCTCGCCTGCAACCTCGATCAGGGCCAGCCCGGCTTCCCCGCCACGGTGCTCCCTGAATTTCTCACGAAAATGGGCGTCCCCCTCCGCATCGAATATCAAGACACCTATTCCATCGTGATGGACAAGGTTCCGCAGGGCCGCACTTATTGCGCGCTCTGTTCGCGCCTGCGCCGGGGCAACCTCTACCGCATCGCCCGCGAAGAGGGCTGCTCCGCCGTCGTCCTCGGCCATCACCGCGATGACATCCTCGAGACGTTCTTCATGAACCTCTTCCACGGCGGCCGCCTGGCCGCCATGCCGCCCAAACTGCTGAACGAGGACGGCGATCTGATGCTCTACCGCCCGCTGTCTTTCGTGGCCGAGGCGGATTGCGAAAAGTTCGCCCGCGCCATGAACTATCCCATCATCCCCTGCGATCTTTGTGGCTCGCAAGAAGGGCTGCAACGCATGCAGGTCAAAAAGCTGCTGGATGACTGGGAAACCCGTTCCCCCGGTCGCCGCCAGATCATGTTCCGCGCGCTGATGAACGTCCGCCCCTCGCATCTGGCCGACCCTGCGCTGTTCGACTTCCTCTCGCTCGCCCCCGGCATGGCCCCCACCGACGCCCCCGCCGACGTCGATACCGGCCTTCCCCCCGCCCTGCGCTGA
- the rnpA gene encoding ribonuclease P protein component — translation MTPPRDTGKSGNAETPGVPPAVSFCADTAPKPQTLRKRADFLRAASARRQGTGGFLLQARNRDDGSPDIRLGFTASKKIGNAVFRNRAKRRLRAVAQQVLPALARPGWDYVLVARPEATVTRAFTDLLDDLATALHSVHRDRAPAPKP, via the coding sequence ATGACACCGCCGAGGGATACGGGCAAAAGCGGCAATGCCGAAACGCCCGGGGTTCCCCCGGCGGTTTCCTTTTGCGCGGATACCGCACCAAAACCCCAGACCCTGCGCAAACGCGCCGATTTCCTGCGCGCCGCATCGGCCCGCAGGCAAGGCACGGGCGGCTTCCTGCTGCAAGCCCGCAACCGCGATGACGGCAGCCCCGACATTCGCCTCGGCTTCACCGCGTCCAAGAAAATCGGCAACGCCGTCTTTCGCAACCGTGCCAAGCGCCGCCTGCGCGCCGTGGCGCAACAAGTCCTGCCCGCCCTCGCGCGCCCCGGCTGGGATTACGTCCTCGTCGCCCGGCCCGAGGCGACGGTCACCCGCGCCTTCACCGACCTGCTCGACGATCTTGCCACCGCGCTGCACAGCGTCCACCGCGACCGCGCGCCCGCCCCCAAACCATGA
- a CDS encoding DUF3833 domain-containing protein: protein MAKRMMRAGMMLGALAVLAACTGKPSLEDPSLSTRELELEEFFDGRLVAYGQFQDIFGTVRRQFVVNIQGDWDGQRLRLVEDFVYEDGSTEQRVWTLRKTGEETWEGTAPGVIGVAKGVEKGDRFNWQYTIDLPVPAADGTAETLRVTFDDWMWLQSEDRLFNRAYMKRFGVDIGDVSISFEKL from the coding sequence ATGGCAAAGCGGATGATGCGGGCGGGGATGATGCTGGGGGCGCTGGCGGTGCTGGCGGCCTGTACGGGCAAGCCGTCGCTGGAGGATCCCTCGCTGTCGACCCGCGAGCTGGAGCTGGAAGAGTTCTTTGATGGGCGGCTGGTGGCCTATGGCCAGTTTCAGGACATTTTCGGCACGGTGCGGCGGCAGTTCGTGGTGAATATCCAAGGCGATTGGGACGGGCAGCGGCTGCGGCTGGTGGAGGATTTCGTCTATGAGGACGGATCGACCGAACAGCGGGTGTGGACCTTGCGCAAGACAGGCGAGGAGACCTGGGAAGGCACGGCGCCCGGCGTGATCGGGGTGGCCAAGGGGGTGGAGAAGGGTGACCGGTTCAACTGGCAATACACCATCGACCTGCCGGTGCCTGCGGCGGATGGCACGGCCGAAACGCTGCGGGTCACGTTCGATGACTGGATGTGGTTGCAGAGCGAGGACCGGCTGTTCAACCGGGCCTATATGAAGCGCTTCGGCGTGGATATTGGGGATGTGTCGATCAGTTTCGAGAAGTTGTAA
- a CDS encoding HAMP domain-containing sensor histidine kinase: MLAEVLIFVPSIARFRADYMLLRLEKAQIASLALLAADDATVGAELETELLKNAEVFNVVLRRDEVRQLVLSSPIPAPIHDTFDLRMAGPWELIRDASVVLADPENRIIRVIGNPVQDAGLLIEITMETGPLRVAMIEYGLRILFLSALISVVTAFLLFLAVQRLLVVPIRRVVQHMTAYAEAPEDARRVIAPSAEVEELRVAEEALASMQTQLTGALRQKERLAQLGGAVAKISHDLRNILTTAQLFADRLGASADPAVARAAPKLVGSISRAVSLCESTLAFGKAEEPPPTLKRFALRLLADDVIEGEGLAGEESLVAFLNDVPAGLVIRADTEQLYRVLSNLVRNARQAIEATGQGGTIEMSAGEDEQDWWIRVGDTGPGLPPRAKEHLFEAFQGGARKGGTGLGLAIAAELVRGHGGRLELARSDAEGTEFQIRLPKRLSPGDAE; encoded by the coding sequence ATGCTGGCCGAAGTGCTGATCTTTGTGCCCAGCATCGCGCGGTTCCGGGCGGATTACATGCTGCTGCGGCTGGAGAAGGCGCAGATCGCATCGCTGGCGCTGCTGGCGGCAGATGATGCGACAGTGGGGGCAGAGCTTGAGACCGAACTGCTGAAGAATGCCGAAGTGTTCAACGTGGTGCTGCGGCGCGATGAGGTGCGGCAGTTGGTGTTGTCGTCGCCCATCCCCGCGCCGATCCATGACACGTTCGATCTGCGGATGGCGGGGCCGTGGGAATTGATCCGCGATGCATCTGTCGTGCTGGCCGATCCCGAGAACCGGATCATCCGGGTGATCGGCAACCCGGTGCAGGATGCGGGGCTCTTGATCGAGATCACGATGGAGACCGGGCCGCTGCGGGTGGCGATGATCGAATACGGGCTGCGGATCCTGTTCCTGTCAGCGCTGATTTCGGTCGTGACGGCGTTTTTGCTGTTTCTGGCGGTGCAGCGGTTGCTGGTGGTGCCGATCCGGCGGGTGGTGCAGCATATGACCGCCTATGCCGAAGCGCCCGAGGATGCGCGGCGCGTGATCGCGCCTTCGGCCGAGGTCGAAGAGTTGCGCGTGGCGGAAGAAGCGCTGGCCTCCATGCAGACGCAGTTGACCGGCGCGTTGCGGCAGAAGGAGCGGCTGGCGCAACTGGGCGGGGCGGTGGCCAAGATCAGCCATGACCTGCGCAACATCCTGACCACGGCGCAATTGTTTGCCGACCGGCTGGGGGCGAGCGCCGATCCGGCGGTGGCGCGGGCCGCGCCCAAGCTGGTGGGATCAATCTCGCGCGCGGTGAGCCTGTGCGAATCGACACTGGCCTTCGGCAAGGCCGAAGAGCCGCCGCCGACATTGAAGCGGTTCGCGCTGCGCCTGCTGGCCGATGATGTGATCGAAGGCGAAGGTCTGGCGGGCGAGGAATCGCTGGTGGCCTTTTTGAACGATGTTCCGGCGGGGTTGGTGATCCGGGCGGATACGGAACAGCTTTACCGCGTGCTGTCCAACCTGGTGCGCAATGCGCGGCAGGCCATCGAGGCGACGGGGCAGGGCGGGACCATCGAAATGTCGGCGGGCGAGGATGAGCAGGATTGGTGGATCCGGGTTGGCGATACCGGGCCGGGCCTGCCGCCACGCGCCAAAGAGCATCTGTTCGAGGCGTTCCAAGGCGGCGCACGCAAGGGCGGCACGGGGCTTGGACTGGCCATCGCGGCTGAGCTGGTGCGCGGCCATGGCGGGCGGCTGGAACTGGCACGCAGCGATGCCGAGGGGACGGAGTTCCAGATCCGCCTGCCCAAGCGGCTATCGCCCGGCGATGCGGAATGA
- a CDS encoding aldehyde dehydrogenase (NADP(+)), whose protein sequence is MLNGKHLIAGEWVGGGATFTSTPASGAGQVFASGGAAEVDRAVQAAEAAFWSYSALTRAERAAFLERVADEIEARGAELTAIGTAETGLPTARLEGERGRTTGQLRLFARHILSEAFLDLRHDAALPDRQPLPRPDIRLMQRPVGPVAVFGASNFPLAFSTAGGDTASALAAGCPVVVKGHLAHPGTGEIVAQAVAAAVAACGVHPGVFSLIQGVGNDLGVALVTHPLITAVGFTGSLAGGRALFDLCARRDVPIPFYGELGSVNPVFLLPAALAARGAAVAKGWAGSLTMGAGQFCTNPGILLVIDGPEAEGFVAAAREALAAVAAQVMLTEGIASAYRAGRDRIAAVGGVRDVLHTPCDGRSATPALFEVTGKDWLANHALGEEVFGPLGLIVRVADFAQMEAVARSLEGQLTCTLQMDDADTDLARRLMPVLERKAGRVLANGFPTGVEVCEAMVHGGPYPASTSFGATSVGTMAIRRWLRPVSYQNLPEALLPAELR, encoded by the coding sequence ATGCTGAACGGAAAACATCTGATTGCCGGGGAATGGGTTGGGGGCGGGGCGACCTTCACCTCGACCCCTGCAAGCGGGGCGGGGCAGGTCTTTGCCAGCGGCGGCGCCGCCGAGGTGGACCGCGCCGTGCAGGCAGCGGAAGCGGCGTTCTGGTCCTATTCCGCGCTGACGCGGGCCGAGCGCGCGGCGTTTCTGGAGCGGGTCGCGGATGAGATCGAGGCGCGCGGCGCGGAGTTGACCGCCATCGGCACCGCCGAGACCGGCTTGCCCACAGCGCGGCTGGAGGGGGAGCGGGGGCGCACCACGGGGCAGCTGCGGCTGTTCGCGCGGCATATCCTGTCAGAGGCTTTCCTTGACCTGCGCCATGACGCGGCGTTGCCCGATCGCCAGCCTTTGCCGCGCCCGGATATCCGGCTGATGCAGCGCCCGGTGGGGCCGGTGGCGGTGTTCGGGGCGTCGAACTTTCCCTTGGCGTTTTCCACGGCGGGGGGCGACACGGCCTCGGCCTTGGCGGCGGGGTGCCCGGTGGTGGTGAAGGGGCATCTGGCCCATCCCGGCACGGGCGAGATCGTGGCGCAGGCGGTGGCGGCGGCTGTGGCGGCCTGCGGTGTGCATCCGGGGGTGTTCAGCCTGATCCAGGGGGTCGGCAATGATCTGGGCGTGGCGCTGGTGACCCATCCGCTGATCACGGCGGTCGGGTTTACCGGATCGCTTGCGGGTGGGCGGGCGCTGTTTGATCTGTGCGCGCGGCGTGATGTGCCGATCCCGTTCTATGGCGAATTGGGGTCGGTGAACCCGGTGTTCCTGCTGCCGGCCGCCTTGGCGGCGCGGGGGGCAGCGGTGGCTAAGGGCTGGGCCGGGTCGCTCACGATGGGGGCGGGGCAGTTCTGCACCAATCCCGGTATCCTGCTGGTGATCGACGGGCCGGAGGCGGAGGGCTTCGTCGCCGCCGCGCGTGAGGCGCTGGCGGCAGTGGCCGCGCAGGTGATGCTGACCGAGGGCATCGCATCGGCCTATCGCGCCGGGCGCGACCGGATCGCGGCGGTGGGCGGCGTGCGCGATGTGCTGCACACGCCTTGCGACGGCCGCAGTGCGACGCCCGCGCTGTTCGAGGTGACGGGGAAAGACTGGCTGGCCAATCACGCGCTGGGCGAAGAGGTGTTTGGGCCGCTGGGCCTGATCGTGCGGGTGGCGGATTTCGCGCAGATGGAGGCGGTGGCGCGGTCCTTGGAGGGGCAGTTGACCTGCACCTTGCAGATGGACGACGCCGACACCGATCTGGCGCGGCGGCTGATGCCGGTGCTGGAGCGCAAGGCGGGGCGGGTGTTGGCCAATGGCTTCCCCACTGGTGTCGAGGTTTGCGAGGCGATGGTCCATGGCGGGCCTTACCCCGCCTCGACCAGTTTCGGCGCGACGAGTGTGGGGACCATGGCGATCCGCCGCTGGCTGCGCCCGGTAAGCTATCAGAACCTGCCCGAAGCGCTGTTGCCTGCCGAGTTGCGCTGA
- a CDS encoding TVP38/TMEM64 family protein codes for MEKTDAPRPVPDAPKNRGRMIPALILLGVAIVGAVFLRDSLTFDALAAHRETLLAYRDAHYGLAVVAFVLAYVGIVAFSLPGATVATLTGGFLFGLFPGVLYNLTGATLGAVLLFLAARAGFGAGLAAKIEMQGGKVAKLRAALARNEWEVLFLMRVTPIVPFFMANLIPALLNVSLFKFVVTTALGIVPGALVLTSVGSGLGDVFATGGTPDFGVFLEPYVIGPIIGLVALGLLPMVVRALRRKEEL; via the coding sequence ATGGAAAAGACCGATGCCCCCCGCCCCGTGCCCGATGCCCCCAAAAACCGGGGGCGGATGATTCCCGCGCTGATCTTGTTGGGGGTGGCGATTGTGGGGGCGGTGTTCCTGCGCGACAGCCTGACCTTTGACGCGCTGGCCGCGCATCGGGAGACGCTGCTGGCGTATCGCGATGCGCATTACGGGTTGGCGGTGGTGGCCTTTGTGCTGGCCTATGTGGGGATCGTGGCCTTTTCCCTGCCGGGGGCGACGGTGGCCACGCTGACGGGCGGGTTCCTGTTCGGGCTGTTTCCGGGCGTTTTGTACAACCTGACCGGGGCGACGTTGGGGGCGGTGCTGCTGTTTCTGGCCGCGCGCGCCGGATTCGGCGCTGGGCTGGCGGCCAAGATCGAGATGCAGGGCGGCAAGGTGGCCAAGCTGCGCGCGGCGCTGGCGCGGAATGAATGGGAAGTGCTGTTCCTGATGCGGGTCACGCCCATCGTGCCGTTCTTCATGGCGAACCTGATTCCGGCGCTGCTGAATGTGTCGCTGTTCAAGTTCGTGGTGACGACGGCGTTGGGGATCGTGCCGGGGGCTTTGGTCCTTACCTCTGTGGGTTCAGGGTTGGGCGATGTGTTCGCGACGGGTGGGACGCCGGATTTCGGCGTGTTTCTGGAGCCTTATGTCATCGGGCCGATCATCGGGCTGGTGGCGCTGGGGCTGTTGCCGATGGTGGTGCGCGCCCTGCGGCGGAAAGAGGAGTTGTGA